AGATCAATGGCTCAATTGGAATCATTGGTGATTCAAACTTTGTTTGACTTGTACCGAGCATGGGGTCTTACCGATAGCATTCCCTTCTAGATTTCAGAGTCACTTAATTTTTGTgcatatttcttttaaattacTGTGTGCTCATCATCATGAGTATGAAGCAATCTATTCTATTAAAATACCAATACTCGATTAATAAAATAccattatttataattaaaaaaataatgtcttGTACTTCATGAGCGTTGAATGATTATGTTATAAATATCAACGAGATCTAGTAgtaccttttattttattattattttttataaattgtataTCGACTGTTGAGAACATTCCAGCTTTTCATGTGACATGATGAGGTAAAACAGTTTCATTGGGGGCCTTGTCACCATTCAGGTTTAAAATAGCTTTCACCTCCTCCTCATTATTGAAGCTACTCAGCTGATATAGCATGCTTTATAATGCTCATTCTTTGCTAACAACATAGTCTCTACAAGCTCATGAATCCTTCCTTGCAATTATAGTTGCATGCAAGCCATTTATTAAAGTACGTCATTTTCATGCAGAAGAGTATTGTACCTCTGTAAATTCAGGTTTAAGTGATGTCTCTGTAGATGACACCGTCTTTTCTCTTACACCACCGATTATGAATTTTGCCaagttcaaatttatttatacgTTCCTTTTGCGAAAAAGCTTAATGATTTTATGCATTATCAGTTCTGCTGGGGCATCCTCTCCTGCTGTTCCTACAAATGTTGGAAGTAGAGATGGGTCCAGTCATGGACATGGCTCCAGGGCGGCTTCTTTGTCGTGTGTTGGTTCACAACCACCACGGACTTCCTTGAGCACAAGTGCTGGTGGTTCAGCCTTTGGATCATCAAGACCTTCATGTAGACCATGGGAAAGAGGGGATTTACTGAGGCGCTTGGCTACCTTCAAGCCTTTGAATTGGTTTGGGAAACCTAAGGTTTGCACTTGTCTTGGCGATGAATTTTTGTCTGTAAATCTATTTGTGATTTGTGGATTAAGATATATGAAAATCCCAATATTAGAGCATAGTGGCAgactttttttctaaaaaatgttgtatcatGTAGTAAAATTGATTGATGTCACTATATGGAGAACATGCTTAAGATTACCGATAATAATCATTAGAGTTTTAATTATTGAGCATGAAACCAataattcaaatgaaaaatgaacatttattatcttaaaatattgtttattgtAAGCAGGTGGGCTATATGTATAAACCAAGAGCCATGTAGCTCAACTAGTTGGCACCTCCTGGGGTTTCCGACTGAGACATCCAGGGTTCTAATCCCTCCACCCCTGTTGTAActataaaagaaacatgtaaAATGATGCTTTTGTATGTGGTTCCTCTGTGTGTTACTTGCATGTGGTTTGGTAGGCCAATGCATATTCGAGAAGTGGTGCATCTGGAAGTTCTGACAAGAATGCTATTAAGACATTTATAGACTTACATATAGAGTTACACTTGCAATGCTCACTTTGACCCCTTGCACATGCCTCCTTGGGATATAAGCAAATAGGAGCTGGATAAAAACAAGTAAACAAACATACACAGGATTGTCGCTGGCCATAGCATGCTAAGTTCCTAACAGTCCCTAATCCTAGTGTTTAAATTTCACTCTGTATTAATACATGATACTAAGATACCAATAGACCATGGGTCTCTTTAATAAAAAACTGCGACTTAAAACTATAATTTGAAACTTGTGTAGAAATCCTTTCTTGACCGTAGCCTTGATTGTAATGGTCATATCTTGAAGTAAATTATAAATCTAGAATACTTTTTGATGCTTTGGTTAATGTGTCTCGTAGACTCTAAGTTAATGGTTAGCACATgcaaaaattaacatttacttctccaaaagttttatttgatttcataTATAGAATTGAGACAACTTTGAGGCATTCTCATGGTTTCCTTTCTGATTTCTTGCAGGCTGTTAGTTCATTGACTTGTGCTCAGAGAGGTTGGATGAATGTTGATGTTGATAAAATTGAATGTGAATCATGTGGTGCATACTTGAGTTTTGCGTTCTTACCATCGTGGACCCCTGCCGAAGGTTAGCTAATTCTATCCTACTgtgtctttcctttttttttttttttttttaatcttctcaTATTATACTATTGGgatatttatccaaaaagaaaaagttatacTCTATGTAGGGTGAACCATCAAATCATTGAACCTTAGGACAACCTTGAACTTGCATCATAGTTGGAGTCAGTAGTTGCACTCGTTTCCCTAGTCCCAGTTGTAGCGATATTATTTTCGTATTTCATTTATGTTTATCTATTTGTTGGTGTCATCTTGTTTAAACAAACTTTATTTGATGATTCAGTAAAAGATGAATCAGCTTGTCCTAGCTAATAttgcctttccttttctttccttctttcttttgtggCTGAAGTCCAAAAGGCTGGTGAAGCCTTTGCCAAACAGCTGGATTCTGCGCACAAAGTCAGTTGTCCTTGGAGGGGAAATAGCTGCCCAGAAAGCTTGGTGCAGTTTCCTCCAACCCCTCAATCTGCCCTGATTGGGGGATACAAAGATAGATGTGATGGACTTCTACAATTTCAATCTCTTCCCATTGTGGCCACATCTGCAATTGAGCTGATGCGGGTTTCTCGGGGTCCACAGGTTGACCGCTTTCTGTCAGGGGAAGTAGATGTTAAACCAGAGAGTATACCAGAACTTGAAAGCTCTCAGGATGGAGCATTGTGTTTATATTCTCGGGTAAGATATGTTTGTGTGCTTTCTGCTGGCTGTTAACACTTATTCATTCTTTACTTTTTCCATTAATCTACGTGCTCATGTATTTCTAATTTTGTCTGTCCTTTGGCAGGCCCAGAAGCTTATAAGCGTCTGTGGATGGGAACCAAGATGGCTTTTAAATGTTCAAGACTGTGAAGAACATTCTGCTCAATCAGCGAGGAATGGATATTCAGTTGGCCCTACCCAGGCCCAGCTCCATCTATCACAGGATCCTGGATCAAGCAAGAAACCACTGCCTGGGGCAGCTAAAAGAGATACTGGGAAGAGTAAAGTGTTAGTTAAGGATTCTAGATCTGAGTCCAGGTCACCTTTGCTTGATTGTAGCTTATGTGGTGCCACAGTTAGGATATCAGATTTCTTAACAGTTACTCGACCTGCTCGGTTCACTCCCAACAATATTGATATTCCAGATGCAAGCAAAAAAATGGGATTAACACGTGGGGTAAGTGCAGCCAGTGGAATTAGTGGCTGGGTTGCTGCTGATGACATGGAAAGAGAACATACTGAAGACCGTGATGAAGTTGCAACCACAAATGATGGAAAATTGCAGGCAAACCCAGATGTTGATTTGAACCTTACGATAGCAGGAGGTTTACCTTTTACTCAATCGGGCAGGATGTCTGAAAATATTCATGATGCAGCAGATATGGGAAGGGACCTCATAATTGGGCAGCCTGCAGGCAGTGAGGTTGGTGACCGTGCAGCTTCATATGAATCACGGGGTCCCAGCTCTCGTAAGCGGAGCTTGGAGAAAGGTGGAAGCTCAGATGATAGGCCACACTTAAGGATGCAACAAGCTGATAGCGTTGAAGGCACTGTCATTGATCGCGATGGTGATGAAGTCACAGATGGCAGACAATATTCAGCTGGGCCTTCAAAACGTGCTCGTGACTCTGATATTTTTGATACAAACTGTTCATCATATCATAGAGATTCATCTGGTGCTGGTCCTAGCCAATCAATGGGCTTTGAACTTTACACAGAAGGCAACAGAGTTGCATCATTTCGATATGGAAATGACCAACCTATAGGGATCCAATCAGCTAGGGATTCTACGCGTGCATCATCAGTCATTGCAATGGATACTGTTTGCCATAGTCCAAATGATGACTCTATGGACAGTGTAGAAAATTATCCAGCAGATGTCGATGATGTTCACTTCCCCTCTTCTAGTGTATATGGAAATCTGGACATGAATGATACATCAGAATTGAATTATAGTAACCAGGCTCAGCAGAGCATTGGATTCCAACCAGCTGCTGCAGTCCCAGGAGAAATGGGTGTTAGTAGTACAAATGATGGGGAAGAGATTTTCAATGCAGAGACTGTGACTGCTCAAGCTAGGGACGGGTTAAGTTTTGGAATTAGTGGAGGAAGTGTTGGGATGTGTGCTAGTCATGAGGCAGAAATTCATGGTGCTGATGTATCAGTCCATAGAGCAGATAGTGTAGTTGGTGATGTCGAACCTAGAGTAGAAGATGCTGAAAATCAGGGCCAGACAGGTGAATCTGCTCCAGATCCTGGACTAATGGATGAGATTGTCCCTGATGAAATTAATAGGGAGGATCCCCATGGTGATAGCCAGGAAATGTTATCTAGATCTGTTGGAAGGGCTGATAGTGGCTCAAAAATTGATGGTTCTGCTAAGACTGAATCTGCTGAAAGTGGTGAAAAGATAAGTCAATGCGGCAAGTTAGTACCTGAGAACAATACCCGTCCTTCTCTTTCTTGCAACGCTAATATGTTCTCTGGTTATGAAACAACCAAGAAAGAGGTCATGAATGCTGGTAAATCATCTTTTACAACAACTGCGTGTATGTAGAGTTAGATTATGCAGTTGCAAATGGTGTAGGTAAATTTTGTTACGTTATGGCTCTCTGCCTTTTCGGGTTCCTAACCTTCACTTTCATGGTCTTCTTTGATAGTATATGAAACCAACCCAACCTATAACATGTGTAGAAACCAACGCAACCCACATGGGTCAGGTTGGGACTTAAATGTTTCAtgccttgaaaaaaaaaggggttttctttaaaaaactagTTCAGCCtcttttttccattaaattatTACATTTAACATAATGCGcctaaattatattctaaatttccaaattcatcaaaactGATTCGCACAATACCAATaataatcaaactaaaaattaaaataagtgtaataaaataaacttataaatatgTTGGGATGGGTCGGGTTAGATGGGTTTATCAACCCAAAACCGAGACTAAAAAATAGTtccaacctaacccaacccatcaaAAACCAACCCAAGTTGTCGTGTTAGTGGGTTGGATGCACCCCTGGCTGTGTCTCTAGTTTTGATAGTCAAGATGTAGTTTAAAATggccaaaagaaaattaaaaggatTTCAAGTTTTGGATGGTTATGAAaggcccaagaagaaaagacaTTAGAAATTTGATGTGGTAATTATTAGGTCAGCTTTGATTTTTACTCATCTGAGCCCTTACGGCTGGTTGTTCATTTAAAGGTGATTCAGATCAGTTGATATGCACTTATCACACCTTAGGTTATGAATATGACCGCAAACTGTTTTGACCAACAAATGGAGCTAGATATTaaagaaaatcagatttttttcccctatctAGTTTCGCATATTATGTAGCAGGGCATCACAATAATTATTACTATCTTAATTGTAATATTATTGTGGGTCCTTTTATTTCTGTTGGCttgatttttgaaacttgaaagtcgAAACCAGAagtgtattatatatatatacacccaGAAGtgtattatacacacacacacacacacacacacacacacacacacaggttTGGGTAATAAAATCCAGATCTGGTGTCATATTGTTTCTTGTTGGTTCTTTTGGGATTTATCACATACACAACTGCCTTGGACAAATAGAAACACACAGATATACACTTCACTGAGTCACTATTTGAATTTTTCCCCGTGTAATTGAAATGTATGGATCCACCTATTATGCACAAATCCTCTAATACAAGCATTGATTGACATGTAGCAGCATGGAGTGTCTCACCTGATGGGTGTAACAAGCATTTTTATGTGGCTTGTGCTTCTTTTTCATATGCATACGTTTCAACTAAGTTTTGATTGTATTTCTTAATTTAGTTTTACTATATTTTGAAATAGTTTCTTCATTGTCATTCAATCTTATGTACATTTGCCTGCCAATGCAGTTGCCAATGAGCTTTAGCTCAAGTGGGACCTTCTTCCATTATAAGTATTAGGTGGAGGATGAGGTTGCAAGTTCAAGACCCACTgggtgtgtaacttaccaatcaaaaaaggaaaaaaacaggCCTGCCAATGTAGTCTAGATGAACTGTGATGGAAACTATCAAAATATGTGTCATTTGAGCTAAGACTCAAACAACTGTGCTGCGTTACCTTAATGATTCTGTAATCTGTTAAATCTGTAATTAGAAATGTGTCTTCCTCTGCATAGAATATGTGGCTAAGCAGATCCCAGATTAGTTttaactgtttttgtttttgccctCCTCATTCTCTATTTAAGTTTGTTTTGGATTGTCAATTAGTTTCTGCTTTGTTGGAATTGGTAATATCCTAATCTCAGTttcagaaaatgaaaaatgctatTGAATTGTCCATTAAACCTAGTTCATTTAACTACACCTGCCAATTTTATGTGGTTTTCTCCCTTCAGTTAAAGCTTTAAGATTTTACAGATTTGTGCTTTCTTACTTTTTATGGGTGATGCATGAACACAATTTGCTTTTTCAGGGATTCCAAAAGGGGAAAGCAATTATGAAGAAGCCATGGAATTTGATCCAATTATCCATCACAACCAGTTTTGCCCCTGGGTGAATGGAAATGTTGCAGCTGCTGGTTGTAGTAGCTATTGTTCCAGCACCAGTGGTGATGCTATTGCAATTTGTGGGTGGCAGCTGACCCTAGATGCACTGGATGCTTTGCGATCACTGGGAAATATTGCAATTCAGACGGTAGAGTCTGAGTCAGCAGCATCTTTGTATAAGGTTTGTATTGAATCTTTTCCCCTCCTATGAAATAGACTTTGTTTAATTTCTCACTTTTCTTTAAGCAACTTGTTTGATGttctcaatttttttccttttttttttttgaaatattaactgcaaataaataaatgttgtgACTTGTTTAACTTACTCAAGTGCTTTTAAAGATTATATCAATGCATAAAACATGATGTTTTTTGGCTGAAATTAACACTTGGACAGCCACTTCCAGGGGCAGGTGATGGTTACAGATACTCAATTTACCTAAGTAGGTTTGTTTATTGCTCATTATTTTGGCCTGGCCATGAGTTAGCAGGAGTAAGGAAATTTATGTGTATATCCTATTTTGTACACCATTTCTAAAAAGGAAAGGTGTCATATAAGCCTTTGGTTATTGAAGCATAGAGAAAGAAGCTACATTTCTGGGTTTTTGGAAGATAAAAGTTTCTCCTTCCCTAGTACACTGCCTGTGTACATGGGGTGTATgctcttttaaaattttcaataaattagattaggaaaaaaaagaaagatagaagtTTCTCTTCTCTTTGCAAGGGGTGCATTTCTTACAGTCATTGCAGAGAACAATTCACTAAATCCAGCATTATGTGCAATGATTTGGATTTGCTCTTGCAGGATGATCACCGGACCCATGGCCAAAAGCTCCTTCAACACCACTCTATAAGTAGAAGCCACGGGCAGCTTTGAGATTCAATCTGAAGAGTGAGAGTCATTTCAAAAAGCAGAtaattttgactttttaaagTGATTCTTCAATGGCTTTCTTTAGTCTTGTATCTTTCTCAAGTAAACTGTATTGCATTAGTTTGATGTTGCTGcttgaaaacaaacaaataatgaTCCTTATACTGAGTCAAGAGATGATTATGAACCTCCAACTCTGCATTGTCTTTGCTAGTGCATTGACTCTTTGTGGTAATTTAATGAAGTGTTTATTTGTGGAACATGAATGAACCCATATGCAGCTGAAGATATGATCTATGAAATAAGTAATTGGTCTGAGCATTTTGGCGTTTATTATTAGTTGTTAAAAGCTTATTTTGAAGTGTTCGAATTGTTTATGTGCCAAACAATTGTATAGTATGACTTGTGAATCTTTGTTTATTGCATGAATTTGTGTTCTTAATTGGAATTTTGTTGGCACcttttggtgttttcaatagaaatatttgttatttaaatcTCCTTTCCCCCAATGTAACTTACGgattatcaaccaaaaaaaaaaaaaaaaggaatttgcTTTTTGTTGAGATATAGGTGTTCATGATGTTTTTAGATGAAAGTTGGAGTGGATAATTCCCGTAAAGTATCTGTGTTTCTTGCCTTTTTCCTTTACCCTTCAAAGAGAAATGTGTTTCAGAGCAGGGTTCCACTTCCAAACTTTACCCTCATAGGTTGAGTCTGCGAACAGTCGAATGAGTTCTTTTGTGGCAATGCGAGGTACAAAATCTACAGATTATTGGCTACTACTAAGTCATCGTAAAATGTTGACAGAAGTTCAAATTGCACTTTTTAAATTAAGTTCATTTGTTATTTTGATCCTTAAGggtttttttgtcacaatttaaatataaaaaaaataaattacattccTCAGAAGTCAATATTTCGGCTATCAAATTTGCAAGAATCATAATATGTggattaaaattgataaaaagataaactttattgatgaaaatgatttcataaaaaaaaaaatgatgaatatgATAATTCACATAACTTGGATTTTTGCCTAAAATATTTTCCCAATCCCCATAGGACACGGGATGGGAGTTGtggtaaaaatgttttttgttttttttttttttaagaaacaaaagtGACGagattgtaagttgtaacacaaaatctaataaacacCGCTCAAAAATCTTAATCGTTAGCTAACAATCTT
The sequence above is drawn from the Castanea sativa cultivar Marrone di Chiusa Pesio chromosome 5, ASM4071231v1 genome and encodes:
- the LOC142636065 gene encoding uncharacterized protein LOC142636065, whose protein sequence is MMREEVISSGGTIDPAPAASSAGASSPAVPTNVGSRDGSSHGHGSRAASLSCVGSQPPRTSLSTSAGGSAFGSSRPSCRPWERGDLLRRLATFKPLNWFGKPKAVSSLTCAQRGWMNVDVDKIECESCGAYLSFAFLPSWTPAEVQKAGEAFAKQLDSAHKVSCPWRGNSCPESLVQFPPTPQSALIGGYKDRCDGLLQFQSLPIVATSAIELMRVSRGPQVDRFLSGEVDVKPESIPELESSQDGALCLYSRAQKLISVCGWEPRWLLNVQDCEEHSAQSARNGYSVGPTQAQLHLSQDPGSSKKPLPGAAKRDTGKSKVLVKDSRSESRSPLLDCSLCGATVRISDFLTVTRPARFTPNNIDIPDASKKMGLTRGVSAASGISGWVAADDMEREHTEDRDEVATTNDGKLQANPDVDLNLTIAGGLPFTQSGRMSENIHDAADMGRDLIIGQPAGSEVGDRAASYESRGPSSRKRSLEKGGSSDDRPHLRMQQADSVEGTVIDRDGDEVTDGRQYSAGPSKRARDSDIFDTNCSSYHRDSSGAGPSQSMGFELYTEGNRVASFRYGNDQPIGIQSARDSTRASSVIAMDTVCHSPNDDSMDSVENYPADVDDVHFPSSSVYGNLDMNDTSELNYSNQAQQSIGFQPAAAVPGEMGVSSTNDGEEIFNAETVTAQARDGLSFGISGGSVGMCASHEAEIHGADVSVHRADSVVGDVEPRVEDAENQGQTGESAPDPGLMDEIVPDEINREDPHGDSQEMLSRSVGRADSGSKIDGSAKTESAESGEKISQCGKLVPENNTRPSLSCNANMFSGYETTKKEVMNAGIPKGESNYEEAMEFDPIIHHNQFCPWVNGNVAAAGCSSYCSSTSGDAIAICGWQLTLDALDALRSLGNIAIQTVESESAASLYKDDHRTHGQKLLQHHSISRSHGQL